The Ziziphus jujuba cultivar Dongzao chromosome 5, ASM3175591v1 genome segment TAatctttcattaaaaaaaaaaaaggtaagaaattaatattaattttgtatttcacaattcaaataaatcaattattgGGTACCACTTTATATACAAGGACTAGCAATTTTCGGGATGTAATTTGAAATCTCCAATGATGGAATATAATTTACTTTTGTGTttctgacaaaaataaaaataagagaatATTGGTTcactaaaataaaatcataattaaaagaTTACGTTTTTCATTTTCagttctttataaaaaaaagagattacgaattttttttttttttttttttggtcatcaaattcaaagagactCAAgaattgtgtgtgtgtatatatatatatgcaaaagaaGCAACTGGGTGAGACCCTTTCGTACTGCAAATTACCAAAAAAGGGACTTTTGTATGAAAAAGGAATGAAACTaattgattttgaatttcaaaattcacatAAATCGGTTATTTCATGTCTTAGAACCACTATATAATGAATAGCTGTTTTTGTGATGATATAATGATTTGGGGCATGTGGGCGAGATTATGAAAGAAAAACGCACTTAATTAATTAGGGGCACAATGTAATTAATTACAAAAGcagcataaacaaataattagaataaaaacttataaaatatatatatatatatatatttgtgaaagAAATACATAAAATCCAAACTGTATTAAACCcaattggaagaaaataaaatacgtGTATATCTAAATTTGACCAAATATCTTCCTTATTTCTGATCAAACCCCAATCTTTTAGGgcattaaaacattttcgcattGCAGCCGCCACTACTACTCTTAATATAAAAAAGGCTCTCAACTCtctcaaacatttaaaaaaaaaaaaatgggtatgaAAACCTGGTTGAAGGCTGTGGTGATGTTGATGAAGAAACAGAGTGTGTTCTTTTGTCTTTATGTTTTTCACGCAATTTATACGTTTGGTTTTGCAGTTCCATCAGCCTTGAATACCACCCATTATTGCACCTCCACCAATCCCACCTCCAATCCCTACTCACTATTCCTATCCATCTACCCGCTCTCTTTGCTATTCGTCTTTCTCACCAGCCGGGTTCTGTAAgtgatcttcttcttctgtcaTTTTCccactttttcttcattttttttttcctttcaaaaaaaaaaaaaatcaaatatatatttatatatatacacatacagagagattttgacattaaatatatattcttaatttgcaGGAAAGAAGTGGATGATTATCATGATAATATATGCAATAGCAGCTCTGAAGCATCACCAAGCCCTTATAGATCATCAGAATCTCGTAGTCTTAAGGTTGCTATCTCTTTGGCCTTGTTTTTATGCATAACGGTAATGAAAACCCttctaatttttcattaaaaattttttttttctcatctttcatttttatttaatttttttttccctccttacTTATTAATTTACAGCTTTCCCAGCTTTTGTGGGCTTTTCACTTAACGGGTCTGTGTATTATCTGGTGGAGAATTGCGACTGG includes the following:
- the LOC132803902 gene encoding uncharacterized protein LOC132803902, with the protein product MGMKTWLKAVVMLMKKQSVFFCLYVFHAIYTFGFAVPSALNTTHYCTSTNPTSNPYSLFLSIYPLSLLFVFLTSRVLKEVDDYHDNICNSSSEASPSPYRSSESRSLKVAISLALFLCITLSQLLWAFHLTGLCIIWWRIATGN